CAGCACGCCGTTTTTCACAGCGGATCTGGAAGATTTCGAACCGACGATTCCCCAGGGAAGCAGGCGGCCAGTCAGTGTTGACCCGTCGCGCGAAAACCGCGCATAGTGAGGGTCCCCGAATGGAAATTCCCGAAGATTCCCGGACACTTGCCTACCAGGCAAGCGGCCGGGAACGCCGGTGCCCCTCTCTTAGGAAGACCATGCGCCGTTCGCTTCTCGTCTGCCTCGTGCTCCTGGCCACGGCCGCCACCGCCCAGGAGAAGAAAGCCCCGCGCGATGCCGATCTCGGCCGGAAGTCCACCACCTCGGTGGACAAGTCCCTGGCCGGCGACATCACCCGCGAAAAGAAGAAGGAAGAGGTCGCCCCCGCGCTCCAGTACGACCAGTTCCGGCTGGGCGTGGAGCTGCAGGTGGCCTCCAAGCGGCGTGAGCAGATCCAGTCGCTGAAGAAGATCATCTCCCTGTCGCCGGATCCGAAGGAGGCCCCCAGCCTCCTGTTCCGGCTCGGCGAGTTCTACTGGGAGGAGTCGAAGTTCTTCTTCTTCGAGGCGAACCGGAAGGATGACGACCTCATCCAGGCCATGAACCGCAACGACGCGGCGGGCCAGCAGCAGGCCAAGGCGGAGAAGGCGGAGTTCGTCGCGAGGCAGAAGGAGTACGGCAAGCTCGCGGTGGAGCAGTACACGAAGATCGTCCAGGAGTACCCGTCCTTCGAGCGCACCGACGAGGTGCTCTTCTTCCTCGGCCAGTACCTCATGGAGGACGGCCAGGACCGCAAGGCGCTGGTGGCCTTCAAGCGGCTGGTGGAGAAGCACCCGCAGTCCAAGTTCATCCCGGACGCCTACTTCGCCTTCGGCGAGTACTACTTCAACAACTCCAAGGGGAAGCGCCCGGAGCTGGAGAAGGCGCTGGTGGCCTACAAGAAGGCCGCCGAGTTCCCGGAGAGCCAAGTGTACGCCTTCGCCCTCTACAAGCAGGGCTGGTGCCACTACAACATGGGCGACTTCGAGTCGGCCAAGGACAAGTTCAAGACGGTGGTGCTCTACGGTGAGCTCGCCGGCGCCAACGCCCTGGAGAAGGACGGCGGCGCCAGCAAGGGCGGCCGCGGCTCGCTGCTGCGAGAGGCGCGCACCGACTACGTGCGAGCGTACGCGCACCAGGGTGACGTGGCGCAGGCCCGGGCCGAGTTCGGCAAGGTGGCCACCAACCCGGACGACCGCTTCACGATGCTGAAGCAGTTGGCCAACCTGTACTACGGCGATGGCAAGGACCGCGAGGCGGCCATCACCTACAACGGCCTCATCAAGGAGAAGCCGCTGTCGCCCGAGGCGCCCGGCTTCCAGGGCCGCATCGTCGACTGCATCCTCCGCATGGGCAACAAGGAGCGCACCGTGGTCCAGGTGCGCCGGCTCGTGAAGATCATGAAGGAGGTCGAGTCCTCTGGCGTCATCAAGGAGGACAAGGACAAGAAGCTGCTGGCGGAGGCGAAGGAGCTGTCCGAGCGCACGCTGTCCAACCTCGCCGTGACCTGGCACAACGAGGGCAAGAAGACGCGCAACGAGGAGACGTTCCGTTACGCGGACGCGGTGTACAGCGACTACCTCACGCTCTTCCCGGAGAACCCCAAGGCGTACGATTTGCGCTTCTTCTGGGCGGAGCTCCTCAACGACAACCTGCAGAACTTCGAGAAGGCCGCCGCCAACTACACGCTCGTCGTGCTCCAGGACGCCAAGGTGCTGGAGGCCAAGGACGACCAGGGCAAGGCGAAGCCGGGCAAGCCGGGCAAGTGGCTGCAGAACGCCGCCTACAACGCGGTGCTCTCCTACGACGAGGTCGTCAAGGCCGCCGAGGCGCGCGGCGAGGCCAAGAGCGAGTCGGTGGGCTCGGACATCACGAAGAAGGCCTCCATCCCCACGCTGAAGAAGGCGCTGCTCGACGCGTGCGAGCGCTACCTCAAGTACGTGCCCAAGGGGGACAAGCGGGTGGAGATCGCCTTCAAGGCGGCCAACATCTACTACCGCCACAACCACTTCGACGAGGCGGTGCTGCGCTTCAGCGAAATCGCGCTCGGCTACCCCGAATACAAGTTCGAGAACGGCGAGCGCGCGGCGGAGATCTCCGCCAACCTCATCCTCGACTCGTACCACCTGCTGCAGGACTACGCGAAGGTGAACGAGTGGGCGCGGCGCTTCTACGCCAACGACAAGCTGGCGGTGGGCAAGTTCCGCGACGACCTGGCCAAGCTCATCGAGCAGTCGTCCTTCAAGCTCGTCAGCCAGTTGGAGGAGAAGAAGGAGTTCGAGAAGGCCGCCGAGGCGTACCTGGCCTTCGTGAAGGACTTCCCCCAGACGGAGATCGCCGACCTGGCGCTCTACAACGCGTCTGTCGACTACTACAAGGCGAAGCGCCTGGATAAGGCCATCGAGGTGCGCAAGCGCCTGTTCGCCGAGTACCCGCGCTCCAAGCACGTGCCGGACTCCATCTACGCCAACGCCGAGGCGCTGGAAGCCATTGGCGACTTCGAGGACGCGGCCACCACCTACGAGGCCTACGTGCGCGGCTACGAGCGCAGCCTCGGGGAGAAGGGCACGGCGAAGTCGCGGGGCAGCGCCAAGAAGAAGGGCAAGGCGCCCGCGGACGACAAGCCGGGGGTGGTGCAGAAGTGGGACGAGTCCAAGGCGCAGATCGCCCTGTTCAACGCCGCCACCTACCGCGAGGGCCTGGGCCAGACGAAGGCGGCGCTGCGCAACCGCGAGCACTACCTGGAGCTGTGGCCTCGCGCGAAGGACGCGGATGACATCCGGCTGTCCATCATCGACCTGACGGCCAAGAGCGGCGCGGCCTTCAAGGCCATCAAGATGCTGGAGGAGTACGAGCGCGACAACATGCGTTCGCCCAGCCGGTTCCTGGCCGCCGAGGGCCGCATCGTCGAGCTGTACAAGAAGCTGGGCAAGACGCGCGACGTGGTCCGCATGCAGAAGCGCATCTTCGACCACTT
This genomic window from Myxococcus hansupus contains:
- a CDS encoding tetratricopeptide repeat protein: MRRSLLVCLVLLATAATAQEKKAPRDADLGRKSTTSVDKSLAGDITREKKKEEVAPALQYDQFRLGVELQVASKRREQIQSLKKIISLSPDPKEAPSLLFRLGEFYWEESKFFFFEANRKDDDLIQAMNRNDAAGQQQAKAEKAEFVARQKEYGKLAVEQYTKIVQEYPSFERTDEVLFFLGQYLMEDGQDRKALVAFKRLVEKHPQSKFIPDAYFAFGEYYFNNSKGKRPELEKALVAYKKAAEFPESQVYAFALYKQGWCHYNMGDFESAKDKFKTVVLYGELAGANALEKDGGASKGGRGSLLREARTDYVRAYAHQGDVAQARAEFGKVATNPDDRFTMLKQLANLYYGDGKDREAAITYNGLIKEKPLSPEAPGFQGRIVDCILRMGNKERTVVQVRRLVKIMKEVESSGVIKEDKDKKLLAEAKELSERTLSNLAVTWHNEGKKTRNEETFRYADAVYSDYLTLFPENPKAYDLRFFWAELLNDNLQNFEKAAANYTLVVLQDAKVLEAKDDQGKAKPGKPGKWLQNAAYNAVLSYDEVVKAAEARGEAKSESVGSDITKKASIPTLKKALLDACERYLKYVPKGDKRVEIAFKAANIYYRHNHFDEAVLRFSEIALGYPEYKFENGERAAEISANLILDSYHLLQDYAKVNEWARRFYANDKLAVGKFRDDLAKLIEQSSFKLVSQLEEKKEFEKAAEAYLAFVKDFPQTEIADLALYNASVDYYKAKRLDKAIEVRKRLFAEYPRSKHVPDSIYANAEALEAIGDFEDAATTYEAYVRGYERSLGEKGTAKSRGSAKKKGKAPADDKPGVVQKWDESKAQIALFNAATYREGLGQTKAALRNREHYLELWPRAKDADDIRLSIIDLTAKSGAAFKAIKMLEEYERDNMRSPSRFLAAEGRIVELYKKLGKTRDVVRMQKRIFDHFDQLPRRVQGSLEKPALATAAQAQFLSVDADWNEYRRLKLYWGAPPSPDRFKASIQDKSRALQVVEKKYVQTVTLGAPEPAICALHRIGLAYDHFADRLINSPMPRGLDEESQQALRDEFTNQAQPLKDKAAEAFSATVAKSRELDVYNDCAAESLKLLRTTYQPDRYPEMPEEKVALKGRVQLMGGDLLATIQDVPPPAPKAADAQQARAATMQEDLTDLTAQLRSQTETQVDARPAAPANGTTPAKQGGSDEEPEDFL